The Desulfuromonadales bacterium DNA window AAGTCAGCAGGAGCGAGATGATGGAAAACTTCGCCCAGTCCCGGGATATGGGCCTCGTCTTCGGCGCCGACAACGTCCAAAAAAACATCAAATTCGTCTGCCATTGCTGTAAATGCTGCTGCGGCCCTCTTCTCGGCATCAGCAAATACGGCTACCCCAACGCCATCGTAACCTCGACCTGCATCGCCGAGATCGTGGACGAATCGTGTGTCGGTTGCGGAAAATGCGAAAAGGCATGTCCGATCAACGCAATTGCCATGAATGCCGCGGCAAACCCGGAAGGGAAAAGAAAGCGGGATGCGCGGGTCGATACCTCCATATGCATCGGGTGCGGCGTCTGCGCATTGAAATGTCCGACGAAGGCCTGCCGCCTTGCAAAGCGGAAGCAGCGGGTCATTCACCCCGAGACAACATTCGAGAGGCTGATACTGCAATGCCTGGAACGGGGAACCCTGCACAACCAGATCTTTGCCGACCCGCAAAGCATCAACGAAAAGTTCATGCGCGCATTTGTCGGCGGCTTTTTGAGGCTTCCCCCGGTGAAGAAGGCGTTGTTGAGCGACAAATTGAGGTCGAAGTTCCTCGCTGCCATGAAAGAAGGGGTGAAGAAGCAGGGGAAAGAGTGGGTGCTGGAGGTGTAACGAGCGCAATCGGCATTTTCATCCTCCGCCCCTCCCATCCGCCTGACGGCCGGTAAAGCGGATGATACCCTCCTCTTTCCTTCTGTAGAATATTCCTCAGCCCTCTGCAGTCTATTCCACACTCCTTTTTGCCGTCCGCTTCGATATTCCCGTTGTTTTTCAAGTTATTACGGTCGGTTGCCGGCCCTGCCAAAACTGGCACGAGACATGAAAGATGTCCGTGACGGTAACACTTTTGCCTCCGTGTTGCCTTTGTCCAGGTCCTGAGCACGACGCAAAAAGGCTCGATTTTTTACATCTCGAAGGAGAGTGTCCGACCATGAAATTCCGCCTGCTGATTGCCCTTGTCGTGGGTCTCGCCCTGGTCGCCGCCGGCGGCTTCGCCTGGACGGCTTCCCGTCCCGACGCTTTCGCCCTGGCCGAATTTTCGGTGCAGAACCTCTCCTGCGGCTCCTGCGTGCAGAACATCCAGAACGCCCTCGGCGGCGTCAAGGGGGTCGGGGCGGTGGAGGTCAGCGTCACCTCCAGCCGGGCGCGGGTGGAATACGCGCCCGCCAGAATCGATGCCGCGACCATCGCCGGACGCATTACCGAAGCCGGCTATCCGGCCGTGCTGAGCCAGGACCTGTCGGCTGCCGACTACCAGGCGCTGCGGGAGGATGAAGCCCGGCTGGCCGACCGCTTCGTCGGCCGCATCGGCCAGAAGCTGGTCAGCCGCGAGGCGTTCGCCGCGGCCCTCTCCCGTCGGGAAAGCGAGGCCGCCGCGCCGAAGCAGGGACTGCTCAAGAATGTCTGGGGAGAGATCCTGCAGCGGGAGATACTGCTGGCCGCCGCCGAGAAAAACGGCGTAGTGGTGCAGGAGGGGGAGGTCGATCTGGAACTGCAGAAGCTGCAGGCTGCCAGCGCCGACTTCGCCGCCGTCGTCCAGGCCCGTTACGGCAGCGAGGAGGAGTTCCGTCGCCAATTGAAGGAGGATCTGATCATCCGGCGCAATATCGACGAACATGTGCTGCAGGGCGAGTCCGACCAGGGCCGGGCCCGGCAGAAGATTGATCTCTGGCTCCGCGAACTTGCCGCCGCCGTCCCGGTCGTTATCTTCGATCCGGCGCTGCGAGCGGCAGTCGTCGGAGGCGGCAAGGGGTGCGGCGGCGGTTGCTGCGGATAATACCCGTAACTGGTGACTGGTGTTTGGAAAAAGACAAAGTAATTTCGAGCTCGAAGGAGATGGAATAATGAGTGAGCGTCAGGAAAAAAGAGCCCAGTTTCAGCAGGAAAAAAAGCGTGGTTTGTTTCCCCTCGTCGTTGCCGTCCTCGTGGTGCTGGCGGCGGCCGGCGTCATCGGCTGGAAAGCCGTCGGCGGCAGCGGTGCCAGCGCCTACCCGATGGTGGCCGCCGAGGGCGGCGCGGTGACCATCCCGGTGGCGCAGGTGAGCGACGGCAAGGCCCACTACTTCAGCTACCGCAGCGGCGAGGCCAACGTCAGTTTCTTCGTCCTCAAGAGTCAGGACGGAGTGATCCGGGCCGCCTTCGACGCCTGCGACGTCTGTTACCATGCGAAGAAGGGGTACCGGCAGGAGGGGGACTCCATGGTCTGCAATAACTGCAACATGAAGTTCAGCTCCGACCTGATCAATGAGGTGAAGGGCGGCTGCAACCCGGCGCCGATCCAGCGGTCCGTGGCCGACGGCAAACTCGTCATTGCTGCGACCGAACTTGCCGCGGGAGCAAGGTATTTTCAGTAAATTCAGGCCCGATGCCCGAGGCAGAAGGGATAAACCAGGGACCATGCATTGGAGGTACCCTTTGGCCTCGGGCCTCGTGCCCTTAGCCTGAATGCACACTTTCGAACGGGAACAATCTTCTCATGAACTTACGAACCATCGCCTTCAACAATCTGCGCCGACGCAAGGCGCGCCTGGTCTTTCTGGTGGCCGGCCTGCTGATCGGGGTGGCCACCGTGGTGACCCTGCTCTCCCTCACTGCGGCCCTGACCATGGAGGCCGAGCACAAGCTCGACACCTACGGCGCCAACATCCTGATCACGCCGCGCAGCGATGAGCTCTCTCTCGCCTACGGCGGCATCACCCTCGGGGCGGTCTCCGTCGATGCTCACGAGATCCGCCAGCGGGACCTGATCCGGATATTCGACATCCCCAATGCCCGCAACATCGCGGCCGTCACCCCCAAGGTGCTGGGAGCCGTTGAAGTGGGCGACTCCCGGGTGCTGATCATGGGGGTGAACCAGGAGGTGGAATTCCAGGTCAAGCGCTGGTGGTCGGTGGAAGGCCGGCCGCTCGCCGCCGACGACGAACTGGTGGCCGGCAGCGCCGTGGCCCGGCGGCTCGGCCTGGCGATGGGAGAGCCGGTCGTCATCGCCGGTCGCAGCTTCACCCTCACCGGCATCCTGCGCGAGACCGGCTCCCAGGACGACCACCTGCTGATCGGCTCGCTGCCGGCCGTGCAGCGCCTGCTCGGCAAGGAAGGCCTGGTCTCGCTGGCGGAAGTGGCGGCCCTCTGCGGCGACTGCCCGGTGGAGGACATGGTGAACCAGATCGCCGCCGTGCTGCCCGAGGTCAAGGTCAGCGCCATCCAGCAGGTGGTGAAGACGCGCATGCATGCCCTCGAGCAGTTCCGCGCCTTCTCCCTCGGCGTGGCGGTGGTGGTGATCCTGGTCGGCGCCCTGGTCGTTTTCGTCACCATGATGGGTTCGGTCAACGAACGGACCCGGGAGATCGGCATCTTCCGGGCGCTCGGTTTTCGCCGGGGCCACGTCGTGGGGCTCATTCTCATGGAGGCCGCGGCGGTGAGTCTGCTCGCCGGACTGCTCGGCTACCTTACCGGTATGGGTGCGACCCGGCTGATCCTGCCGTTTCTGGCCGAGGAGCATCCGCACCTGGTCTGGAGCCTGCCGCTGGCCGGCAGTTCACTCCTGCTCGCCCTGGTCGTCGGCGCCCTGGCTTCCTTCTACCCGGCTCTGCACGCCAGCCGGATGGACCCGACCGAGGCGCTGCGGGCGCTTTGACGGATTTCCCCCCTTTGCAAAGGGGGACTTTAACGGGATCACTATCCACAGACACAATCACCACAACGGGTGAAATATGGCATTTATCGAAATCAGCGGATTGAAGAAACACTACGCCGGCGAGGCGGACTGCGTGGAGGCGCTGAAAGGGGTCGACCTGAGCGTGTCCGAGGGGACCTTTCTCGGCGTCATGGGTCCCTCGGGTTCGGGCAAGAGCACCTTTCTGGCCATCCTTGGCGGGCTCTGCCACCCCAGTGCCGGGCGGGTAGCCGTGGACAGTATCGACCTCTATGCCCTCGGCCAGGAGAAACTCGCCGATTTCCGGCGCGAATATCTCGGCTTCGTCTTCCAGTCCTTCAACCTCGTCCCCTACCTGACCGCCCTGGAGAACGTCATGCTCCCTTTGGCGGTCAAAAAGATGCCGGCCAGCGCCAAGCGGGAGCGGGCCAGGGAGGTGCTGGCCCGCGTCGGACTGGCCGGCCGGGCGACCCATCTGCCCAACCAGCTCTCCGGCGGCGAGCAGGAACGGGTCGCCATCGCCCGCGCCCTGGTCAACGCCCCGCCGCTGATCCTGGCCGACGAGCCGACCGGCAGCCTCGATACGGCAACCAGTGCCGAGATCATGGCGCTGCTCACGGAACTGAACGCCGAGGGGCAGACCATCGTCATGGTGACCCACAACCCGGAGAACCAGGCCTGGTTCCATCGCACCGTGCTCCTGCGCGACGGCCTGGTCGCCTCCGATGTTGCCACTGCCGTCCCGCTTCGGGCGGCGGCCGGTTAAGGAGCCGGTTGTGGTTCTGATCTTTCTCGTCAGCCTGGCCCTTCTCTCCCTGGCCATCCTGGCCGAACTGGAGCGGCGGCAGGAGAGTGCGCAGGCCGCCGGCGGCAGCTGCCCCGCCTGCGTCCGTCCGGTGGAGGCGGACTGGCTGCTCTGCCCGCATTGCCGGACGCTCCTCAAGGAAAGCTGTTCCGGCTGCGGCCGGCATGTCTCCACCTGGCATCTCTTCTGTCCCGGCTGCGGTCTCCGGCGGGGAGAGGAGGAGAAATGAAACGGCGCTTTTTGAGTGCTTCGGCGGCCCTGCTTCTGGCCGGCGGCACCGTTCTGGCGGTCTTTTGCTACAACACCTGGTCCCTGTGCTGCGGACGGTGCACCGCTGCAACCTTCCTGACCCTAGGTCCCTTCGGCTTGGCGCTGCTGGCCCTCAACCTGCTGGCGGTATGCCTTCTGGTCAGCCTCAAGCTGCACCGTCGGCGCTCTCTTGCCCGCTGCCGCTGCCGCTGCGGAACCACTCTGTCCGCGGATTGGCTCTATTGCTCGAGCTGTGGCCGCGCGGCCAATTCTTTTTCCGAGAAATAATACTCTTCCCGGCTTTTCCCTTCTTTCCTCCGATCTGACCTCTACGTGCAAGGCAGTCTGCTCCCGTCGTTGGCGGCCGGTTTCAGGCCATGGCCAGTCCGGCTGACAGGTGGTAGAATATAAACTCATTTTGCTGTTCAGAAGGTGTTGTTCCAGGCGATCTGGTGCTGCAGACCGGCACGGCGAGACGTGAGGATTCTCATGAAAAAGCATCCGTTCTCTGCGGGCAGCGATGCAACTCGGGATGAACTATCCGGCCAGCCGCCCCTCTCTCCCGAGTTCCGGGAACATCTCGACCAGCTGCAACGCTTCCGAACCCTGCTCGACCATGCCAACGATATCATTCTGCTGGTCCGGCTCGATTCCCTGCAGATTGTCGATGCCAATTCATCCGCCTGCCGGCAGCTGAGCTACCCCGGTGAAATGCTGATCGGGATGCCGGTCGAAAACGTCGTCGACTTCGAAAGCCTGCAGTGGCCGGAAGGGGCTGCGGAAGAGGCCGAGCGGCGTACGATTTCGACTC harbors:
- a CDS encoding ABC transporter permease, which produces MNLRTIAFNNLRRRKARLVFLVAGLLIGVATVVTLLSLTAALTMEAEHKLDTYGANILITPRSDELSLAYGGITLGAVSVDAHEIRQRDLIRIFDIPNARNIAAVTPKVLGAVEVGDSRVLIMGVNQEVEFQVKRWWSVEGRPLAADDELVAGSAVARRLGLAMGEPVVIAGRSFTLTGILRETGSQDDHLLIGSLPAVQRLLGKEGLVSLAEVAALCGDCPVEDMVNQIAAVLPEVKVSAIQQVVKTRMHALEQFRAFSLGVAVVVILVGALVVFVTMMGSVNERTREIGIFRALGFRRGHVVGLILMEAAAVSLLAGLLGYLTGMGATRLILPFLAEEHPHLVWSLPLAGSSLLLALVVGALASFYPALHASRMDPTEALRAL
- a CDS encoding cation transporter, with the protein product MKFRLLIALVVGLALVAAGGFAWTASRPDAFALAEFSVQNLSCGSCVQNIQNALGGVKGVGAVEVSVTSSRARVEYAPARIDAATIAGRITEAGYPAVLSQDLSAADYQALREDEARLADRFVGRIGQKLVSREAFAAALSRRESEAAAPKQGLLKNVWGEILQREILLAAAEKNGVVVQEGEVDLELQKLQAASADFAAVVQARYGSEEEFRRQLKEDLIIRRNIDEHVLQGESDQGRARQKIDLWLRELAAAVPVVIFDPALRAAVVGGGKGCGGGCCG
- a CDS encoding ABC transporter ATP-binding protein — translated: MAFIEISGLKKHYAGEADCVEALKGVDLSVSEGTFLGVMGPSGSGKSTFLAILGGLCHPSAGRVAVDSIDLYALGQEKLADFRREYLGFVFQSFNLVPYLTALENVMLPLAVKKMPASAKRERAREVLARVGLAGRATHLPNQLSGGEQERVAIARALVNAPPLILADEPTGSLDTATSAEIMALLTELNAEGQTIVMVTHNPENQAWFHRTVLLRDGLVASDVATAVPLRAAAG
- a CDS encoding zinc ribbon domain-containing protein; the encoded protein is MVLIFLVSLALLSLAILAELERRQESAQAAGGSCPACVRPVEADWLLCPHCRTLLKESCSGCGRHVSTWHLFCPGCGLRRGEEEK
- a CDS encoding DUF2318 domain-containing protein, yielding MSERQEKRAQFQQEKKRGLFPLVVAVLVVLAAAGVIGWKAVGGSGASAYPMVAAEGGAVTIPVAQVSDGKAHYFSYRSGEANVSFFVLKSQDGVIRAAFDACDVCYHAKKGYRQEGDSMVCNNCNMKFSSDLINEVKGGCNPAPIQRSVADGKLVIAATELAAGARYFQ